A genomic window from Aythya fuligula isolate bAytFul2 chromosome 15, bAytFul2.pri, whole genome shotgun sequence includes:
- the POLR3K gene encoding DNA-directed RNA polymerase III subunit RPC10 — protein sequence MLLFCPACGNVLVAEEGPRCHRFACTTCPYVRNVTRKVTSRKYPQLKEVDDVLGGAAAWENVDSTAEPCPKCEHPRAYFMQIQTRSADEPMTTFYKCCSPQCGHRWRD from the exons ATGTTGCTGTTCTGCCCGGCCTGCGGCAACGTGCTGGTGGCCGAGGAGGGGCCGCGCTGCCACCGCTTCGCCTGCACCACCTGCCCCTACGTGCGCAATGTGACGCGGAAG GTGACGAGCAGGAAATACCCGCAGCTGAAGGAGGTGGACGATGTCCTGGGCGGCGCCGCGGCCTGGGAGAACGTGGATTCCACCGCAG AGCCGTGCCCCAAGTGCGAGCACCCCCGCGCCTACTTCATGCAGATCCAGACGCGCTCGGCCGACGAGCCCATGACCACCTTCTACaagtgctgcagcccccagtgcGGCCACCGCTGGAGGGACTga